The Clarias gariepinus isolate MV-2021 ecotype Netherlands chromosome 4, CGAR_prim_01v2, whole genome shotgun sequence genome window below encodes:
- the LOC128520708 gene encoding steroid 21-hydroxylase: MYSIAVGVGAAALLLILSVLGCHFLRQRNLHSHEDDKRGLYSKATVSKPLHGLSLLVPSLPGPPSLPFLGNMLELSQDHLPLYLTGLARRYGSIYRLHCGSTTMVVLNSSEVIREALVKKWSDFAGRPQSYTADKVSGGNYSISLGDYSTEWKSHRRLVHSALQHCVVESLHSLIEEQALHLKQVLLDYNKKPMDLSEDFTVATSNIITMLAFGKSYEKNSAHLEEIHDCLNKIVSLWGSPWISALDYFPLLRKLPNVPFTRLMREVARRDELIGGHLDEFKQKKDSKEGQDFAAPLLQHLQSPKGVQTMTLTDSHIHMTTVDLLIGGTETTAAWLSWTIAFLLHRPEVQTSVYEELKSVLKGQYPRYSDRHRLPYLSAVINEVLRLRPVAPLAVPHKAIRDSSIAGYFIPKNTIIIPNLFGAHHDPAIWADPHSFRPERFLEEDGSCLRSLVPFGGGARLCLGESVAKMEMFLFTGYLLRDFQFLPASPEEPLPDLRGMASVVLKVKPYRVIACPRA, from the exons ATGTACTCAATAGCAGTAGGTGTAGGGGCAGCTGCATTGCTGTTAATTCTCTCTGTGTtaggctgccattttttaaggCAGAGAAATCTACACAGTCATGAAGATGATAAAAGAGGGCTTTACTCTAAAG CCACTGTGTCCAAACCTCTGCATGGCCTCTCTCTGCTTGTTCCCTCACTGCCCGGACCGCCCTCTCTTCCCTTCCTTGGAAACATGCTTGAACTTAGCCAAGACCATTTGCCCTTATACCTGACTGGACTGGCTCGTCGTTATGGGAGTATCTACCGTCTCCACTGTGGAAGCACCA CAATGGTAGTTCTGAACAGTAGTGAGGTTATTCGTGAGGCTCTGGTTAAAAAGTGGTCTGACTTTGCAGGAAGACCGCAATCATACACAG CTGATAAAGTGTCAGGTGGGAACTACTCCATCTCTCTGGGGGATTACAGCACGGAGTGGAAGTCCCACAGGCGCCTGGTCCATAGTGCTTTACAGCATTGTGTTGTTGAGTCTCTCCACTCTCTAATTGAAGAGCAAGCGCTTCACCTCAAACAG GTGTTACTGGATTATAACAAGAAGCCTATGGATCTGTCTGAAGATTTCACTGTAGCAACCAGCAACATCATTACAATGCTAGCCTTTGGAAAATCA TATGAGAAGAACTCAGCACATCTTGAGGAGATTCATGACTGTCTGAATAAGATTGTGTCTCTGTGGGGTTCACCATGGATCTCAGCTCTGGACTATTTCCCTCTGCTCAGA AAGTTGCCAAATGTTCCCTTTACCCGTCTAATGAGAGAGGTTGCCAGAAGAGATGAACTAATTGGAGGACACTTAGATGAGTTCAAG caaaagAAAGATAGTAAAGAAGGTCAAGACTTTGCTGCACCCCTTCTACAGCACCTTCAATCACCAAAGGGAGTCCAAACGATG ACTTTGACAGACAGCCATATACACATGACTACAGTGGACCTGCTCATAGGGGGGACGGAGACGACTGCTGCCTGGCTCAGCTGGACCATTGCCTTTCTCTTACATAGGCCAGAG GTTCAGACTAGCGTGTATGAGGAGTTAAAGAGTGTGCTGAAGGGCCAGTATCCTCGCTACAGTGACAGACACAGGCTGCCCTATCTGAGTGCAGTGATTAATGAGGTGCTGAGATTGAGACCTGTGGCTCCACTTGCTGTGCCACATAAAGCTATCAGAGACAGCAG TATTGCAGGATATTTCATTCCCAAGAACACCATCATTATCCCCAATTTATTTGGAGCTCACCATGATCCAGCAATTTGGGCTGACCCACACAGCTTCAGACCAG AGCGCTTTTTGGAAGAAGACGGAAGCTGTCTCCGGTCTCTAGTGCCTTTTGGAGGGGGAGCTCGGCTATGCCTCGGGGAGTCTGTAGCTAAAATGGAGATGTTCCTCTTCACCGGCTATCTGCTACGCGACTTTCAGTTTCTTCCTGCCAGTCCCGAGGAGCCTTTGCCTGACCTACGTGGCATGGCCAGTGTGGTTCTTAAAGTCAAGCCATACAGAGTTATAGCGTGTCCTAGGGCCTAA
- the tnxba gene encoding tenascin, with translation MLLFLAFLFLLTPFPTFQASVGERKNSTKIAPHTITTLLNTKQKTPTVSPASKSSNVSQTLFSTPMPPETPSIKKTKDKPSSSPPIKVVITEGCVQTEPQKDKVDASKPQETELSLKPGSPLVMTHHISLVPGSCTGGCEAEMTALKDRVAILEKEMSALKKKCTNCSGSHCPNNCNKNGKCVSGKCVCQADFTGVDCSRVANKEKVSSEGTAKQETSTQEQSKTNTTIGTKKVSEESHPNQARGSVTVQRIYLHKDLPLNHNVTQSTEKQSNGTLKGLIKLTKGTESVKTSSEKGKMSLSDVTSTENDKNSSPDSIIPKGGASVVKKGEKHINATEKLKGKKDINDSSAGSAEGSAEKKSGGKNLNITTSTEKEKKPGPDSVKEGSDVKKLVEIQIHGTSIEKDKKPSQGNVTKPKEGSSDKKQVEQQSVSPAIKKEGRLRQSNNLPKEGSLEKRKVVTGADKKLVPDDGTKAKQKATSGSKKGETHVNVTDSTIKEKRLNQGNVTPLKEASVEKTKVDKRQNITNSTEKDRKNQSSVSPLKEKISDMRNITNSSEKRKKLSGNETKVLKDTLGRKTAQRHVNITLSYVKDNKQHRGNVTHSKEELPRTPKLLDKTTTSTEKDRNILQNNETKVLKDVTFEKKRVEKILNVTTFTEKDTKHHKSNSTLIKAGSSPKGKVDNVHVKKSNEKGTKFLQGDETTIQQTEVKDVNATTTSEKDESLHHSLKEDASKKKQVNIDLKNITISKIHVNRTTKLKDIGPVEVHNITATGFVITWKPQGSFKNFTITRREVWSGRSYEEDAEEAEKNQGGEIKADEVYSSNGTSTKVYSGKADAGSDVKVSQILAGSARSHHFKNLRPQRKYSVSLFGTGPHERSKVHRLIVSTGPEPPTELLFSNITETSLTVFWTKPKSIVTGFKVTYTNSASGVTGSISVDSQLSHVFISKLSVGSRYEINVRAVMGAIESEATTASIVTVPDSPTDLQAVDVTDSKALLTWKHAQAKVDYYILSYGSTRSPNVTVTVMLSGTSVAHQLRGLHRSTLYSVKIISQINSLQSSSVSTTFTTKSGIKLQVVTPGEVTWNSALISWKTPHLSFKSYRLTYQGGEEKKEKEVILNPTVSQYKLTDLVASSYYTVKVDGESEGQYISVVSTSFTTAHLPYPHPAECSQVQLNGMKESGVAEIYPEGKDGKLVSVYCDMETDGGGWTVFQRRVDGSTDFYREWKDYSKGFGEISANFWLGNDILHALTSMEPMSLRVDLRLGNDTAYAHYSNFSVGSEGNHYAIDLSGYSGTAGDSMRYHNGCPFSTKDKGSSTNSTTCANNYMGGWWYKNCYKANLNGHYATFSKDQGVVWIDWKGKDISLSFTEMKLRPASLSHMTQTTQG, from the exons ATGCTCCTCTTCCTGGCTTTCCTCTTCTTACTAACCCCTTTCCCGACTTTTCAAGCCTCAGTAGGTGAAAGGAAAAATTCCACTAAAATAGCACCTCATACTATCACTACGCTGCTGAACACCAAACAAAAAACTCCAACTGTTTCTCCTGCCTCAAAATCCAGTAATGTTAGTCAGACCCTGTTCTCTACACCAATGCCTCCTGAAACTCCTAGCATTAAGAAAACCAAAGACAAGCCTTCCTCAAGTCCGCCCATCAAAGTTGTCATCACTGAAGGCTGCGTTCAGACGGAGCCTCAGAAAGATAAGGTTGATGCCAGTAAACCGCAGGAAACAGAGCTGAGCCTGAAGCCAGGATCTCCTTTGGTGATGACGCACCACATCAGCCTAGTGCCAGGCTCTTGTACTGGGGGCTGTGAGGCTGAGATGACTGCACTAAAGGACAGAGTAGCGATCTTGGAAAAGGAAATGtcagctttaaagaaaaaat GCACCAACTGCTCTGGATCACACTGCCCAAATAACTGcaacaaaaatggaaaatgtgtcagtggaaagtgtgtgtgtcaggctgATTTCACTGGTGTCgactgcagcagag ttgcTAACAAGGAAAAGGTGTCATCTGAAGGTACTGCAAAGCAAGAAACATCAACCCAGGAACAATCAAAGACAAACACTACAATAGGCACTAAAAAGGTCAGTGAGGAAAGTCATCCAAATCAAGCAAGAGGTTCAGTAACAGTCCAAAGAATTTACCTGCACAAAGATTTGCCTCTGAATCATAATGTTACTCAAAGCACTGAGAAACAATCTAACGGAACGTTAAAAGGTTTAATCAAATTGACAAAAGGCACAGAGTCTGTTAAAACAAGTTCAGAAAAAGGGAAGATGTCTTTGTCTGATGTAACCTCTactgaaaatgacaaaaattcATCCCCAGACAGCATTATTCCCAAAGGTGGAGCATCTGTGGTGAAAAAGGGAGAAAAGCATATAAATGCAACAGAAAAGTTAAAAGGCAAAAAAGATATTAATGATAGTTCAGCTGGATCGGCTGAAGGATCAGCTGAAAAGAAATCAGGTGGAAAGAATTTAAACATTACTACTTCCACTGAAAAGGAGAAGAAACCAGGTCCAGACAGTGTTAAGGAAGGATCAGATGTGAAAAAACTGGTGGAAATACAGATTCATGGTACTTCTattgaaaaagacaaaaagccaAGCCAGGGCAATGTCACAAAACCTAAAGAAGGATCATCTGATAAGAAACAAGTAGAACAACAGTCTGTTTCTCCTGCCATTAAAAAAGAAGGAAGGTTAAGGCAAAGTAACAACCTACCTAAGGAGGGATCAttagaaaagagaaaagtaGTCACTGGTGCTGACAAAAAGTTAGTACCAGATGATGGGACAAAAGCTAAACAAAAAGCAACATCAGGAAGCAAGAAAGGGGAAACACATGTAAATGTGACAGATTCCACCATCAAGGAGAAGAGGCTAAACCAGGGCAATGTCACACCTCTTAAAGAAGCATCGGTCGAAAAGACAAAAGTGGACAAGCGTCAAAATATAACTAACTCTACTGAAAAAGACAGGAAGAATCAAAGCAGTGTCTCACcgcttaaagaaaaaatatctgACATGAGAAATATTACAAATTCCAGTGAGAAAAGGAAGAAGTTATCAGGGAATGAGACAAAAGTTCTTAAGGATACACTAGGAAGGAAAACAGCACAGAGACATGTAAATATAACTTTGTCCTATGTAAAGGACAATAAGCAACACCGAGGCAATGTTACGCATTCTAAAGAGGAATTGCCTAGAACGCCAAAGTTGTTAGACAAGACAACAACATCCACTGAGAAGGACAGAAACATACTACAAAACAATGAGACAAAAGTTCTTAAAGATGTtacatttgaaaagaaaagagtggaaaaaattctaaatgtgACTACTTTCACTGAAAAGGACACCAAGCACCACAAGAGCAATAGTACACTTATTAAAGCAGGATCATCACCCAAGGGGAAGGTTGACaatgtacatgtaaaaaaatcCAATGAGAAAGGCACAAAGTTTCTACAAGGTGATGAGACAACAATTCAACAAACGGAAGTGAAAGATGTAAATGCAACTACCACCAGTGAAAAAGACGAGAGTTTGCACCACAGTCTCAAAGAAGAtgcatccaaaaaaaaacaagtaaacatTGATTTGAAAAACATCACAATTTCTAAAATTCATGTTAACAGGACAACAAAATTGAAAGACATCGGACCAGTTGAGGTTCACAACATAACTGCTACTGGGTTTGTTATCACATGGAAACCTCAAGGATCATTCAAGAATTTCACAATAACAAGGAGGGAGGTTTGGTCAGGAAGAAGCTATGAGGAGGATGCAGAGGAAGCTGAGAAAAACCAAGGTGGTGAGATAAAAGCAGATGAGGTATATAGTTCAAACGGAACTTCAACTAAAGTCTATAGTGGAAAAGCTGACGCAGGGAGTGATGTGAAGGTCTCACAGATTCTTGCTGGAAGTGCTCGCTCCCATCATTTCAAGAATCTTCGCCCACAGAGGAAGTACTCTGTGTCCTTGTTCGGCACCGGGCCTCATGAAAGATCCAAAGTTCACCGTCTGATTGTCTCCACAG GACCTGAACCTCCAACAGAACTGCTGTTCAGCAACATTACGGAAACATCTCTTACCGTGTTTTGGACCAAACCCAAAAGCATAGTAACAGGATTTAAAGTTACATACACCAACTCAGCAAGCG gGGTGACGGGATCCATCTCTGTTGACTCACAGTTGTCCCATGTTTTCATTTCAAAACTCTCTGTTGGTTCCCGGTATGAAATAAATGTCAGGGCAGTTATGGGAGCTATAGAGAGTGAAGCAACCACAGCCTCGATTGTTACAG TACCCGACTCCCCCACCGACCTCCAGGCTGTGGATGTCACAGACAGTAAAGCACTGTTGACATGGAAACATGCTCAAGCTAAAGTCGACTATTATATTCTCAGTTATGGATCTACAAGAT CGCCTAACGTGACAGTGACAGTGATGTTGTCTGGCACTTCTGTGGCGCACCAGCTCAGAGGTCTACACAGATCTACCCTGTATTCAGTAAAGATCATCAGTCAAATCAACAGTCTCCAGAGTAGCTCTGTTTCCACAACCTTCACAACAAAAAGTG GAATAAAGCTTCAAGTAGTGACACCAGGTGAAGTCACCTGGAATTCAGCTTTGATTTCATGGAAGACCCCTCATCTATCTTTCAAAAGCTATAGGCTAACATACCAAGGTGGAGAAGAGAAGAAG GAAAAGGAAGTGATCCTAAATCCAACTGTCTCACAGTACAAGTTAACTGATCTGGTCGCATCTTCTTACTATACTGTAAAAGTGGATGGAGAAAGTGAGGGGCAATACATTAGTGTTGTTTCCACCTCATTTACAACAG CACACTTGCCTTACCCACACCCAGCTGAATGCTCCCAAGTGCAGCTGAATGGCATGAAGGAGTCAGGAGTGGCTGAGATTTACCCTGAGGGTAAAGATGGAAAGTTGGTGTCGGTCTACTGTGATATGGAGACTGATGGAGGAGGCTGGACA GTATTCCAGAGAAGAGTTGATGGATCTACTGATTTCTACAGAGAATGGAAAGATTATAGCAAAGGCTTTGGAGAAATAAGTGCCAATTTTTGGCTTG GGAATGACATCCTTCATGCTCTGACTAGCATGGAACCAATGAGTCTACGTGTAGATCTGCGTTTAGGAAACGACACGGCCTATGCTCACTACTCCAACTTCTCTGTGGGGTCGGAGGGGAATCACTATGCTATTGATCTATCTGGATACTCAGGCACAGCTG GGGACTCTATGAGATACCACAATGGTTGTCCTTTCTCAACTAAGGACAAGGGATCCAGCACGAATAGTACCACTTGTGCAAATAACTACATGGGAGGCTGGTGGTACAAGAACTGCTACAAAGCCAATCTCAACGGTCATTACGCAACCTTCTCGAAGGACCAG GGAGTGGTGTGGATTGACTGGAAGGGCAAGGATATCTCTCTCTCATTTACTGAGATGAAGCTGCGTCCTGCCTCGCTGAGCCACATGACTCAGACCACCCAAGGCTAA